A single genomic interval of Mucilaginibacter robiniae harbors:
- a CDS encoding DUF5606 family protein, translated as MNLYGIVSVAGKPGLWRALAQNKTGFVLESLDEKKTRLVVNLSTAKMAALDEITLFGTEDDLKLTEVFENMKAKGDAPDAKVDAKTMRQYFREVAPDHDEERVYASDMKKVLTWYHQLKELPLFNEEPAGQAPVDEEAVETEETKKAE; from the coding sequence ATGAATTTATACGGAATTGTATCGGTAGCTGGTAAACCGGGTTTGTGGCGTGCATTAGCACAAAACAAAACTGGCTTTGTACTGGAAAGCCTAGATGAAAAGAAAACCCGTTTGGTGGTAAACTTATCAACCGCAAAAATGGCTGCTTTAGATGAGATTACCTTGTTTGGTACAGAGGATGACCTAAAGCTAACCGAAGTGTTTGAAAACATGAAGGCTAAAGGTGATGCACCTGATGCGAAAGTTGATGCCAAAACTATGCGTCAGTACTTCAGAGAAGTAGCGCCCGATCATGATGAAGAAAGGGTATATGCTTCAGATATGAAGAAAGTACTAACCTGGTATCATCAACTCAAAGAGCTTCCTTTATTTAATGAAGAGCCTGCCGGTCAGGCTCCGGTAGATGAAGAAGCCGTAGAAACAGAAGAAACAAAAAAAGCTGAATAA
- a CDS encoding peptidylprolyl isomerase — protein MSKAIMKTEKGDMTIEFYDKDAPNTVANFLKLAKSGFYNGVTFHRVIPNFVVQGGDPTGTGAGGAGYRIDCELTGENQYHDRGVLSMAHAGRNTGSSQFFICHSRDNTAHLDRNHTCFGKVVENVEVVDAIRQGDKITSVEVIEE, from the coding sequence ATGAGCAAAGCAATAATGAAAACCGAAAAAGGTGACATGACTATCGAATTTTACGATAAAGATGCACCGAATACTGTAGCTAACTTTTTGAAATTAGCTAAATCAGGCTTTTACAATGGTGTAACTTTTCACCGTGTTATCCCGAACTTCGTTGTTCAAGGTGGCGATCCAACTGGTACTGGTGCAGGTGGTGCTGGTTACCGTATTGATTGCGAACTAACCGGTGAGAACCAATACCATGACCGTGGTGTATTATCAATGGCGCATGCCGGCCGTAATACAGGTAGTTCTCAATTTTTTATCTGCCACAGCCGTGACAACACCGCTCACCTAGACAGAAACCACACTTGTTTTGGTAAAGTTGTTGAAAATGTAGAAGTGGTAGATGCCATTCGTCAAGGTGATAAAATTACCAGCGTTGAAGTAATTGAAGAATAA
- a CDS encoding MutS-related protein: MSLNLIDDYHNRVAFARQQAAKQEKLVNTYSLLRLGVFVAFLVCIYVAVSFNNILFFVIATAVLSIVFNRLVSQQSQFERDKIYYNCYEAVCQNELNSIATQANIYDSGSSFMNDKHAYTADLDVFGSGSLLQLMNRAASPAGRKLLAAWLIQPAERNNILLRQEAVKELAANNDWKLDVQAKMLFALKEEGLQLQKLLTYLKTPVQLSNEYWLNLYTKVVPFLTVGGVVLSVFFPVARYITVALLTFNNRLVSAQSKNIQKADLIAGKIGEGLSGYADVFAEIENHAWQSPLCINLAQQIRAEQGQTVSAQIRQLSGLVNRLNQRLNMVMNFLLNAFFIWNIRQVIAIENWKRNNHENLEKAFNVIAEFEALMSMSGLHINYPDWCFPEIAEGAGYTLTAETIAHPLIKSTVRVANDYELNNTRKVDIVTGSNMAGKSTFLRTLGINTVLALCGAPVCARSMRVSVVQLFSYMRIKDSLNESTSTFKAELDRLQMLLTAVQQENNILFLVDEMLRGTNSVDKYLGSKAVIEQLIVYKGVGLVATHDLQLAELEQQYPDYIRNFYFDIQVQHGEMLFDYKLKHGACKTFNASMLLKQIGIHID, from the coding sequence ATGTCACTTAACCTTATTGATGATTATCACAACCGTGTTGCCTTTGCCCGGCAACAAGCAGCCAAGCAGGAAAAGTTGGTGAATACCTATTCGCTATTGCGTTTAGGTGTGTTTGTAGCTTTTTTAGTGTGCATATATGTTGCTGTAAGTTTTAACAACATATTATTCTTTGTTATAGCTACGGCTGTTTTATCCATTGTTTTCAACAGGTTAGTTAGTCAGCAAAGCCAGTTTGAACGTGATAAAATTTACTATAACTGTTATGAAGCTGTTTGCCAAAACGAATTAAATAGTATAGCTACACAGGCTAATATTTACGATAGTGGTAGTAGCTTCATGAATGATAAGCATGCTTACACGGCTGATTTGGATGTGTTTGGTTCAGGTTCATTATTGCAGTTAATGAACCGGGCAGCTTCACCAGCCGGAAGAAAGCTGCTGGCAGCGTGGCTGATACAACCTGCTGAGCGTAATAATATTTTACTCCGCCAGGAAGCCGTGAAAGAACTTGCTGCTAATAACGATTGGAAACTGGATGTACAAGCCAAAATGCTGTTTGCCTTGAAAGAGGAGGGACTACAATTACAAAAGTTGCTTACTTATTTAAAAACACCTGTTCAACTAAGCAACGAGTACTGGCTTAACTTGTATACGAAAGTAGTGCCTTTTTTAACTGTAGGTGGTGTGGTACTATCCGTTTTCTTTCCGGTTGCCCGCTATATAACCGTAGCACTGCTTACCTTTAATAATCGCTTGGTATCTGCACAATCTAAAAATATACAGAAAGCGGACCTGATAGCAGGTAAAATAGGAGAGGGATTGAGTGGGTATGCAGATGTGTTTGCCGAAATTGAAAACCATGCCTGGCAATCGCCACTATGTATAAATCTGGCTCAGCAAATCAGAGCAGAGCAGGGGCAAACCGTATCAGCGCAGATCAGGCAGTTATCAGGCTTGGTAAACCGTTTGAACCAGCGCCTGAACATGGTAATGAATTTTCTGTTGAATGCTTTCTTCATCTGGAATATTCGTCAGGTAATAGCTATTGAAAACTGGAAGCGCAACAACCACGAAAATTTAGAAAAAGCATTTAATGTAATTGCCGAATTTGAAGCCCTCATGAGTATGTCGGGTTTGCATATTAACTATCCGGATTGGTGCTTTCCTGAAATAGCTGAAGGTGCAGGTTACACCTTAACGGCTGAAACGATTGCCCATCCGCTAATCAAAAGTACGGTAAGGGTAGCTAATGATTATGAGCTTAATAACACACGCAAAGTAGATATTGTTACCGGATCAAACATGGCGGGCAAAAGTACTTTTTTGCGTACATTGGGTATTAATACCGTATTGGCATTGTGTGGAGCACCGGTATGCGCCCGAAGTATGCGGGTTTCGGTAGTACAATTGTTTAGTTACATGCGCATTAAAGATTCTCTAAACGAAAGTACTTCTACTTTCAAGGCAGAGCTAGACCGTTTGCAAATGCTGTTAACTGCTGTGCAGCAGGAAAATAATATTTTGTTTCTGGTTGATGAAATGCTGCGTGGTACCAATTCGGTAGATAAATATTTAGGCTCGAAAGCAGTTATTGAGCAACTCATTGTTTATAAAGGAGTAGGGCTGGTAGCTACGCACGATTTACAACTGGCCGAATTGGAGCAGCAATATCCAGACTACATCCGCAACTTTTATTTTGATATTCAGGTGCAGCATGGCGAAATGCTATTTGATTATAAACTGAAGCATGGAGCTTGTAAAACCTTCAATGCTTCAATGCTGCTCAAGCAAATTGGCATTCATATAGACTAA
- the guaB gene encoding IMP dehydrogenase, whose translation MQLDPAKFVAEGLTYDDVLLLPAYSEVLPREVDTRSYLTKKIRLNIPIISAAMDTVTESALAIALAQAGGLGMLHKNMTIQAQAEQVRKVKRSESGMIQDPVTLDEHAVVADAFKIMREYRIGGIPVIDGDGKLKGIITNRDLRFQKDMRKPISEVMTTANLITAPQGTSLLQAEEILQNQKIEKLPVVDAEGRLCGLITFKDIQKFKNYPIACKDEHGRLRVGAAVGVTPDTMDRVDALVKAGVDVIAIDTAHGHSRGVIKQLKAVKAKYPDLQVIAGNIATADAAKALAEAGADAVKVGIGPGSICTTRIIAGVGVPQLYAVYECAKALQGTGVPVIADGGIKHTGDIAKAIAAGASSIMAGSLFAGVEDSPGETIIYEGRRFKSYRGMGSIEAMESGSKDRYFQDVEDDIKKLVPEGIVGRVPYKGTLAEVTYQFVGGLKASMGYCGAKDIETLQQAKFVRITAAGIRESHPHDITITKEAPNYTR comes from the coding sequence ATGCAGCTTGATCCCGCCAAATTTGTTGCCGAAGGTTTAACTTACGATGATGTTCTACTCCTTCCGGCCTATTCTGAAGTTTTACCGCGCGAGGTGGATACCCGCAGCTATCTAACTAAAAAAATCCGTTTAAATATTCCGATTATATCGGCAGCTATGGATACAGTTACCGAGTCGGCCCTGGCTATTGCTTTGGCACAAGCTGGTGGTTTGGGTATGTTGCACAAAAACATGACTATTCAGGCCCAAGCCGAGCAGGTGCGAAAAGTTAAACGCTCAGAAAGCGGTATGATTCAGGACCCGGTTACGCTGGATGAACATGCTGTAGTAGCCGATGCATTTAAAATTATGCGCGAGTACCGTATAGGTGGTATCCCGGTAATTGATGGCGACGGTAAGCTGAAAGGTATTATTACCAATCGTGATTTACGTTTCCAAAAAGATATGCGTAAGCCCATCAGCGAGGTAATGACTACTGCTAACTTGATTACCGCTCCACAAGGTACCAGTTTGTTGCAGGCTGAAGAGATTTTACAAAATCAGAAAATTGAAAAACTGCCGGTTGTAGATGCGGAAGGCCGTTTGTGTGGATTGATTACGTTTAAAGATATTCAGAAATTTAAAAACTACCCGATAGCTTGTAAAGACGAGCATGGCCGTTTGCGGGTTGGTGCTGCCGTTGGTGTAACCCCCGATACTATGGATAGGGTAGATGCCTTGGTGAAAGCTGGTGTGGATGTCATTGCTATTGATACTGCACATGGTCATTCCAGAGGTGTTATCAAGCAGCTAAAGGCAGTAAAAGCTAAATACCCTGATTTGCAAGTAATAGCTGGCAACATAGCCACTGCTGATGCGGCCAAAGCACTGGCCGAAGCTGGTGCTGATGCTGTGAAAGTAGGTATTGGGCCAGGTTCTATCTGTACTACCCGTATTATTGCCGGTGTAGGTGTGCCACAACTATATGCTGTTTACGAATGTGCTAAAGCTCTGCAAGGTACCGGCGTGCCGGTTATTGCTGATGGTGGCATTAAACATACGGGTGATATTGCCAAAGCTATCGCCGCTGGTGCCAGCTCAATTATGGCCGGTTCATTATTTGCAGGTGTAGAAGATTCGCCGGGCGAAACTATTATTTATGAAGGCCGTCGTTTTAAATCATACCGTGGTATGGGGTCTATCGAAGCTATGGAGTCAGGTTCAAAAGACCGTTATTTCCAGGATGTAGAAGATGATATTAAAAAACTGGTACCTGAAGGTATTGTGGGCCGTGTACCTTACAAAGGTACTTTAGCCGAAGTAACTTACCAGTTTGTGGGCGGTTTAAAGGCCAGTATGGGCTACTGTGGTGCTAAAGATATTGAAACTTTACAGCAAGCCAAGTTTGTTCGTATTACGGCTGCCGGTATTCGTGAATCACACCCACACGATATCACCATTACTAAAGAAGCACCTAATTATACCCGTTAA
- the trxB gene encoding thioredoxin-disulfide reductase — translation MSQDLEHVQCLIIGSGPAGYTAAIYAARADLKPVLYTGMLAGGQLTQTTDVENFPGYPNGIMGPEMMEDFRKQAERFGTDIRFGYVSSVDFSSLPHKVVVDESTTILADTVIISTGASAKWLGLESEMKYNGFGVSACAVCDGFFFRGQDVAIVGAGDTAAEEATYLAKLCRKVYMLVRRDEFRASKAMVTRVQNTPNIEIVYNTETKEIVGDGQNVTGVLVLNNKTQEEKTLDVTGFFVAIGHHPNTDIFKGWIDMDETGYILTKPGTTQTNIEGVFCCGDAQDNVYRQAITAAGTGCMAALDAERYLAAKEAEVEMH, via the coding sequence ATGTCGCAAGATTTGGAACACGTTCAATGCCTTATTATAGGTTCAGGTCCGGCCGGTTATACGGCAGCCATATATGCAGCCCGCGCCGATTTAAAGCCGGTTTTGTACACAGGTATGTTAGCCGGTGGTCAGCTTACCCAAACAACTGATGTTGAAAACTTCCCGGGTTATCCTAATGGTATTATGGGCCCAGAAATGATGGAAGATTTCCGTAAACAGGCTGAACGATTTGGTACTGATATCCGTTTTGGCTATGTGAGCTCGGTTGATTTTTCAAGCTTGCCGCACAAAGTGGTGGTGGATGAAAGTACTACCATATTGGCAGATACCGTAATTATATCTACTGGTGCCTCGGCTAAATGGCTGGGTTTGGAATCAGAAATGAAATATAACGGTTTTGGTGTATCAGCTTGCGCTGTTTGCGATGGGTTCTTTTTTCGCGGACAAGATGTGGCTATTGTAGGTGCTGGTGATACTGCTGCCGAAGAAGCTACTTATCTGGCTAAATTGTGCCGTAAGGTGTATATGCTGGTACGTCGGGATGAGTTCAGAGCTTCTAAAGCAATGGTAACCCGCGTTCAGAATACGCCTAACATTGAAATTGTGTACAATACTGAAACTAAAGAGATTGTTGGTGATGGACAGAATGTAACAGGTGTTTTAGTACTTAACAATAAAACTCAGGAAGAAAAAACGCTGGATGTAACTGGCTTTTTCGTAGCTATTGGTCACCATCCAAATACTGATATTTTTAAAGGCTGGATTGATATGGACGAAACTGGCTATATCTTAACTAAACCCGGCACTACCCAAACTAACATAGAAGGCGTATTTTGCTGCGGCGATGCGCAAGATAATGTGTACCGCCAAGCTATTACAGCTGCCGGAACCGGCTGTATGGCTGCCCTAGATGCCGAACGTTATTTGGCGGCAAAAGAAGCTGAGGTAGAAATGCACTAA
- a CDS encoding asparagine synthetase B, whose amino-acid sequence MKFTKYFLVAFFCLLTCITHAASILIPMDEDQKDHLKSYGIAFWVLKNGETIDWLLNYRGGSFMTPYSKQTEDECKIRGVSYEVLAYAKVNSILTEVSDPSVNMDVVKLEKAPKMAVYSPKNKLPWDDAVTLVLKYAEIPYDVVYDEEVIRGDLAKYDWLHLHHEDFTGQYSKFYGAFRYAPWYVEDVKIQEAMAHKLGFQKVSQMKLAVAQHIKDFCGGGGFLFAMCSGTDTFDIALSATNTDICETMFDGDPADSRAQSKLDFGQTFAFQNFQLDMNPMSHRFSNIDVTDTRQVERTKDFFTLFDFSAKWDVVPSMLTQNHDKVIKGFMGLTTAYNKNMLKPGVTIMGEAKAYNEARYIHGEYGKGQWTFYGGHDPEDYQHNIGDPPTDLKLHPNSPGYRLILNNVLFPAAKKKKQKT is encoded by the coding sequence ATGAAGTTTACTAAATACTTTCTTGTTGCATTCTTCTGTTTACTAACCTGCATTACGCATGCGGCTTCAATTCTTATCCCAATGGATGAGGATCAGAAAGATCATCTTAAATCGTATGGTATTGCTTTTTGGGTATTAAAGAATGGTGAAACTATCGATTGGTTGCTCAATTACCGCGGGGGCAGCTTCATGACTCCGTATAGCAAGCAAACTGAAGATGAGTGTAAAATACGGGGCGTTAGCTATGAAGTACTGGCTTATGCCAAGGTCAACAGCATTCTAACTGAAGTGAGCGATCCGTCCGTGAACATGGATGTAGTTAAGTTGGAGAAAGCGCCTAAAATGGCTGTGTATTCCCCTAAAAACAAGTTGCCGTGGGATGATGCAGTTACCCTGGTGCTGAAATATGCTGAAATACCTTACGATGTAGTGTATGACGAAGAAGTCATCCGCGGAGATTTGGCAAAATACGACTGGCTGCACTTGCACCATGAAGATTTTACCGGCCAATACAGTAAGTTTTATGGCGCTTTCCGGTATGCGCCCTGGTACGTGGAGGATGTAAAAATACAGGAAGCTATGGCGCACAAGCTGGGTTTCCAGAAAGTATCACAAATGAAGCTGGCCGTTGCCCAGCACATCAAAGATTTTTGTGGCGGTGGCGGCTTTTTGTTCGCGATGTGTTCGGGTACCGATACTTTTGATATTGCCTTATCAGCCACCAACACCGATATTTGCGAGACAATGTTTGATGGCGATCCGGCCGATTCCAGAGCACAATCGAAGTTAGATTTTGGTCAGACCTTTGCCTTTCAAAACTTTCAATTGGATATGAACCCGATGTCGCATCGGTTCAGCAATATTGACGTAACGGACACCCGCCAAGTAGAGCGTACCAAAGATTTCTTCACTTTGTTTGATTTTTCGGCTAAGTGGGATGTGGTACCCAGTATGCTTACCCAAAACCATGATAAGGTAATTAAAGGATTTATGGGCCTGACTACCGCTTACAATAAAAATATGCTGAAGCCTGGAGTTACCATTATGGGCGAAGCCAAAGCCTACAACGAAGCCCGCTATATACATGGTGAATACGGCAAAGGTCAATGGACCTTTTACGGCGGCCATGACCCGGAAGATTACCAGCATAACATTGGCGACCCACCAACTGATTTAAAACTGCATCCTAACTCCCCTGGCTACAGGCTCATCTTGAATAATGTGTTGTTTCCGGCGGCTAAAAAGAAAAAACAGAAAACCTAA
- a CDS encoding helix-turn-helix domain-containing protein, producing MSEKQFDIFFKTIEVNIRQQTKVKRITLADLAQLIDMTEAGFYKMLSSESIKVKTLKKVAEVLQQPVEFFLKEQPQTEKAQSQYIMPPHEAYLAEPPSVYQKENESLQKQIRLLEDQLKDKEKIIQLLSYRT from the coding sequence ATGTCTGAAAAACAATTTGATATTTTTTTCAAAACCATCGAGGTCAATATAAGACAACAAACTAAAGTCAAGAGGATTACTCTTGCCGATTTAGCGCAGCTTATTGACATGACCGAGGCTGGGTTTTACAAAATGCTATCATCAGAAAGTATTAAAGTAAAAACTCTGAAAAAAGTAGCAGAGGTGTTGCAGCAACCGGTAGAGTTTTTCTTGAAAGAACAACCTCAAACGGAGAAAGCCCAATCGCAGTACATCATGCCCCCTCACGAAGCTTACTTGGCAGAACCCCCAAGCGTTTACCAGAAAGAGAATGAAAGTTTGCAGAAGCAAATACGTCTTCTGGAAGATCAATTGAAAGACAAAGAAAAGATTATTCAGTTGCTGAGCTACCGTACTTAA
- a CDS encoding LOG family protein has translation MQSLCVFCGANFNGDPVLKQAIEQLAEVMVSRDIALVFGGGRVGVMGLLADAVLSSGGKAIGVIPQFLMDKEVGHTWLTELHIVETMHQRKQMMSDLCDGIMMLPGGFGTLEEFFEVLTWLQLGLHQKPIGVLNINGFYDFLLKQMDVMVEQRFLKPTNRELVITSADAIELVNMMADFKAHPDDVWFKDRNLT, from the coding sequence ATGCAATCTCTATGTGTATTTTGCGGCGCTAATTTCAACGGCGATCCGGTACTGAAACAAGCTATTGAGCAACTGGCCGAAGTTATGGTAAGCCGTGATATTGCTTTGGTATTTGGTGGCGGACGGGTAGGCGTAATGGGCTTGCTAGCTGATGCTGTATTAAGCAGCGGCGGTAAAGCCATTGGAGTTATACCTCAGTTTTTGATGGATAAAGAAGTAGGACATACTTGGCTAACAGAATTACATATTGTAGAAACCATGCATCAGCGTAAGCAAATGATGAGTGATTTATGCGATGGCATTATGATGTTGCCTGGTGGTTTTGGTACGCTGGAAGAATTTTTTGAAGTGCTCACTTGGTTGCAGTTGGGGTTGCATCAAAAACCAATAGGCGTATTAAACATAAACGGATTTTATGATTTTTTGCTGAAGCAGATGGATGTTATGGTAGAACAGCGTTTTTTAAAGCCCACGAACCGGGAACTGGTTATTACCTCTGCTGATGCGATTGAGTTGGTAAACATGATGGCTGACTTTAAAGCGCATCCCGATGATGTTTGGTTTAAAGATCGTAATCTGACCTAA
- the rlmH gene encoding 23S rRNA (pseudouridine(1915)-N(3))-methyltransferase RlmH: protein MKITLLTVGKTEDAYLREGIDKYVKRLKHYTKLDIIDLPELKNTKALTQEQQKSKEAELLLKKLSVTDYVVLLDEKGLEFTSIQFADYLNKKNISSVQNLVFIIGGPYGFDTTVYQRAQAQMALSRLTFSHQMVRLFFTEQLYRAFTIIKGEPYHHL from the coding sequence ATGAAAATTACCCTGCTCACCGTAGGCAAAACCGAAGATGCTTATTTACGGGAAGGCATTGATAAGTACGTAAAACGGTTAAAGCATTACACCAAATTGGATATTATCGATCTGCCTGAACTAAAGAACACCAAGGCACTTACCCAGGAACAGCAAAAAAGCAAAGAAGCTGAACTCCTTCTAAAAAAGCTTTCTGTTACCGACTACGTAGTGCTACTGGATGAAAAAGGACTGGAATTTACTTCGATACAGTTTGCCGATTACTTGAACAAGAAGAACATCAGCTCGGTACAAAACCTGGTATTTATTATTGGCGGGCCTTATGGATTTGATACTACGGTTTACCAGCGGGCACAAGCACAAATGGCACTTTCTCGGCTTACCTTTTCACACCAGATGGTACGCTTGTTTTTTACCGAACAGTTATACCGCGCGTTTACTATTATTAAAGGTGAGCCTTACCATCATTTGTAA
- a CDS encoding cation diffusion facilitator family transporter produces the protein MGHDHSHHHHHDHAPKLDHLNKAFIIGIILNSAFVVIEAVVGFSKGSLALLTDAGHNLSDVASLALALLAFKLTKVRSSHQYTYGYKRSTILVSLLNAIILIAAVAIIAYEAITRFNHPAPIPGLTIAWVALVGIGVNALTAYLFMSDKDKDLNVKGAYLHMAVDALVSLGVVISGVIINYTHWYILDSIVSLIIVLVIIRGTWSLLMDSLRLEMDGVPTALNIDKITQELLKTKGVQNIHHVHVWALSTTENALTAHLVITEEEMPNFEYIKQDMRHRLQHMDIQHCTFEPELSHEQCTQPVCQLDTGHAHDHDHEPHHH, from the coding sequence ATGGGTCACGATCATTCACATCACCATCATCACGATCATGCGCCGAAGCTTGATCACCTAAATAAAGCTTTCATTATCGGTATTATCCTGAACTCGGCTTTTGTGGTTATTGAAGCTGTAGTAGGCTTTTCTAAAGGCTCGCTTGCATTGCTTACTGATGCCGGCCATAACTTAAGCGATGTGGCTAGTCTTGCTTTAGCTTTGTTAGCTTTTAAATTAACCAAAGTACGCTCTAGCCACCAGTACACTTACGGATACAAACGTTCAACCATACTAGTATCCTTATTGAACGCTATTATCCTGATAGCGGCGGTAGCTATAATAGCTTATGAAGCTATTACGCGCTTTAATCACCCGGCACCAATACCAGGCCTTACCATTGCTTGGGTTGCGCTGGTGGGGATTGGTGTAAATGCCTTAACGGCTTATTTATTTATGAGCGATAAGGACAAAGATCTAAACGTAAAAGGCGCCTACCTACACATGGCTGTTGATGCGCTGGTATCATTAGGGGTAGTTATATCGGGCGTTATTATTAACTACACACACTGGTACATACTGGATAGTATTGTCAGCCTTATTATTGTGCTGGTAATTATCAGAGGTACCTGGAGTTTATTGATGGATAGTCTCCGGTTGGAAATGGATGGCGTACCCACCGCATTAAACATTGACAAAATAACCCAGGAGTTGCTTAAAACCAAAGGGGTACAAAATATTCACCATGTACATGTTTGGGCACTCAGCACTACCGAAAATGCTTTAACAGCACACCTGGTTATTACAGAAGAAGAGATGCCGAACTTTGAGTACATTAAACAAGATATGCGGCATCGGCTACAACACATGGATATTCAACATTGTACTTTTGAGCCCGAACTGAGCCATGAACAATGTACACAGCCCGTTTGCCAGCTTGATACCGGTCATGCCCATGATCACGACCATGAACCTCACCATCATTAA